The stretch of DNA TCCGCAATCAAGGCGGGTTTATTCCCGCCGTCAATTTCCACCGACACTTCATAGGTAATCAAAAACTGCCCAGGGCGTTTTTCTACCGCGTCTTTGACCGTAAAACGACCGCGCACTTTGGAGCCAACAGGTACAGGCGAGAGAAAGCGCACTTTTTCAAAGCCGTAATTCATCCCCATTTTCACGCCTTCCAGCGCGATTGAGGCTTGTTCCGAGAATTTGGACAAAAGGGAGAGGGTTAGAAAACCGTGCGCGATTGTGGTGCCAAAGGGCGTAAATTTGGCCTTGTCTTCGTCAACATGAATGAACTGATGGTCCTCAGTCACATCAGCAAAAACATTGATGCGGTCTTGATTGATTGTGATCCAATCGCTGACGCCAACCTCTTGGCCAATAAGTCCTGATAGCTCGGATGCTTTGACAGTTTTCATTTCATTCTCCCTGTTGATTTTATTATTTTACGAACTCACCCTTTTGGATGCGGGTCAAGAACTTTGTGCCCTGTTGCCCACCATTGGTAAACTCTTCTTGGTCTGTTGTATCGCGAATTTGATCAATAAATTTCGCGACATTCTCGGCTGTTTGCTCGCCTTCTGATAGGTTGATGCCTTGGGTTTCAAAGACTTTGGTTTCCGAATAACCGCCAGCACCCGCGCAGAGTATCATACGGTTCGGCGCGTCGTCACATACCAAATAAACAAGTCCCGCAGAGACAGACTCAACGGTTAGTTTTTCTAAAATTTCCTCTGGCATCAGGCCTTCGGTCATGCGTGAGCGCGCGGTCGGCGACAAGGTATTGATGCGAATATTATATTTCGCGCCCTCCAGACATAGCGTGCGCATAAAGCCTGAAAGGCCCGCTTTCGCCGCGCCGTAATTGGTTTGCCCGAAATTACCATACATACCGGATGAGCTGGTCGTCATCACAATGCGGCCATAGCCGCGCTCTTTCATATGGTTCCAAACGGCTTTGGTGCAAACAGCAGAGCCTTTAAGGTGCACGGCCACAACCAAATCCCAATCGGCCATGGTCATTTTTGAGAAAGACTTATCGCGCAATATGCCTGCATTATTGACGAGGATATCGACGTGGCCCCATTTTTCAATCGCCGCATCGACCATAGCTTGGACTTCGGCCTCATTGGTCACATTCGCGCCATTGGCCATGGCCTCGCCGCCCATGGCAATGATCTCGGCCACGACATTATCGGCCATGGTCGCGCCGCCGCCTGTACCGTCAACCGACCCACCAAGGTCATTGACAACAACTTTGACACCGCGCTTGGCAAGCTCAATGGC from Fretibacter rubidus encodes:
- a CDS encoding SDR family NAD(P)-dependent oxidoreductase — its product is MSIEFKDRVAIVTGAGGGLGRSHAIELAKRGVKVVVNDLGGSVDGTGGGATMADNVVAEIIAMGGEAMANGANVTNEAEVQAMVDAAIEKWGHVDILVNNAGILRDKSFSKMTMADWDLVVAVHLKGSAVCTKAVWNHMKERGYGRIVMTTSSSGMYGNFGQTNYGAAKAGLSGFMRTLCLEGAKYNIRINTLSPTARSRMTEGLMPEEILEKLTVESVSAGLVYLVCDDAPNRMILCAGAGGYSETKVFETQGINLSEGEQTAENVAKFIDQIRDTTDQEEFTNGGQQGTKFLTRIQKGEFVK
- a CDS encoding MaoC family dehydratase, with product MKTVKASELSGLIGQEVGVSDWITINQDRINVFADVTEDHQFIHVDEDKAKFTPFGTTIAHGFLTLSLLSKFSEQASIALEGVKMGMNYGFEKVRFLSPVPVGSKVRGRFTVKDAVEKRPGQFLITYEVSVEIDGGNKPALIADWLGMQFT